In Candidatus Manganitrophus morganii, the genomic window CGTTCCCTCGCGGGTGGTCGTCAGCAGCATCAACTACGTCTATGAGCGGGCCACCGCCGGCGCAGAGCAGGCGATCTCCGATCTGGCCGAGGGGGAGAGCCTGAGCGCCTTGGCGGAAGAGCTGGCGGAGCCGGAGGACCTCCTCGACGCGAGCGATGAAGCGCCGATGATCCGCCTGGTCAACTCCGTTCTCTTTCAGGCGGTGCAGCAGCGCGCCTCCGACATCCATTTCGAGCCGTTCGAGAAGGAGATCGCCATCCGCTACCGGATCGACGGGGTTCTCTACAACATCCTCGCGCCGCCGAAGCGGCTGCAGTCGTCGCTGATCTCTCGGATCAAGATCATGGCCGGGATGAACATCGCCGAGAAGCGGCTGCCGCAGGACGGGCGGATCGGGCTGAAGATCGGGGGCCGGGAGATCGACATCCGCGTCTCCGACGTTCCGACGGCGCACGGCGAGCGGCTGGTCCTTCGTCTTCTTGATAAGACGAGCATCCTGCTGAACCTGGAAGATATCGGCCTCTCTCCCAGTGGGCTGGCGACGATGGACCAGTTAATCCAGATGGCCCACGGGATCATCCTCGTGACCGGACCGACCGGGAGTGGCAAGACGACGACCCTTTATGCCGGGCTCAGCAAAATCAACTCACCCGACAAAAACATCATCACGATCGAAGACCCGATCGAATATCAGCTCAAGGGGATCGGGCAGATCCAGGTGAATCCGAAGATCCAGCTCACCTTTGCCAGCGGGCTTCGATCGATCCTCCGGCAAGACCCCGATGTCATCATGGTGGGGGAAATCCGCGACACCGAAACCGCCGAAATCGCCATCCAAGCCTCGCTCACCGGCCATCTCGTCTTCTCGACCCTTCACACCAACGATTCGGCCGGCGCGATCACCCGTCTTCTCGACATGGGGATCGAGCCGTTCCTCGTCTCCTCCTCGGTCGTCGCGATCGTCGCGCAGCGGCTGGTCCGGCAGATCTGTCCCGAGTGCCGCGTCTCCTACCGCCCCACCCCCGAGGAATTGGGAAAACTCGGAATCAAACAGGCTCCGCCCAACCTGATCTTCTATCGGGGAAAGGGGTGCGCCCACTGCATCAACACCGGTTACCGCGGCCGGTCCGGCATCTACGAGATCTTCGTCCTCGACGACGAGATTCGAAACCTGATTCTCTCCAAAGTCGATTCATCCCGGATCAAAGCGAAGGCGGTCGGCAAGGGGATGCTGACTTTAAGGGAGGACGGCGCGCGGAGAATCCTGTCCGGGATGACGACGACGGAAGAGGTGCTTCGGGTGACGCAGGAGGAAATCTTTTAGCAGGCTGCTGAAAAAGTCCATCTGCTGCGTTCTCGGTCTTTCGGAAATCCTCACGTACAGTAGAGTACGTTCCGGTTTCCTCTTTCCCTGCGGCCTTGCATATGGAGCTTTTTGAGCAGCCTGAATGGGTTGGATCTTAAAAAATGGCCATTTACGAATACAAAGGACTCGATGTAGAGGGGAAGAGCAAGGCGGGGATTGTCGATGCCGACAGCCCCAAGGTGGCGCGGGCGAAGCTGCGCAAAAGCGGGATTTTTCCGGTGGAGATTACCCAGACGCAGCAAGCGGCGCCGACCGGGCTGTCGAAACCGGTCACCCTTTTCTCGGAACGGATGACGCTGGCCGAGACGGCGGTGATGACCCGCCAGCTCTCGACCCTTCTCGGGGCGGGGATCTCCCTGATGGAAGCGCTGGGGGCGCTGACCGAACAGGTCGAGAAGCCGGCGGCGAAGAAGATTTGGATCGATGTCCGGGAAGGGGTGAAGGAAGGGGCCTCGCTTGCCGATGCCTTAACGCGCCATCCGAAGGTCTTCTCGGTGCTCTATCGGCAGATGGTCCGGGCGGGTGAGGCGAGCGGAACGCTCGACCGGATCTTGGTCCGGCTGGCCGATTATCTGGAGAGCCAGGTCCGGCTTCGGAACAAGCTCTTCTCGATCTTGACCTACCCAATCTTGATGTTGTTCGTCAGCGGCGCGATCTTGGTTTTCCTGATCTCGTTCGTCGTTCCGAAGGTGACGGCGATCTTCGCCGATTTGAACCAGGCGCTTCCCCTCCCGACGGTGATCCTCCTCGCGCTGAGCGATTTCCTGCGCGGTTACGGATGGCTGTTGATCGGGGCCAGCGTCCTCGGCGGAATGATCTACCGGCGGCATATCCAAACGCCGCGGGGAAGGGAGCAGTATGATCGGCTTCTTTTGAGAATCCCGCTGGCCGGAAGGGTGGCGAAGATGGTCGCCATTTCCCGGTTCACCCGGACGCTGGCGACACTGCTGGCGAGCGGCGTTCCGCTGTTGACGGCGCTGGAGATCGTCCAGCAGGTGGTCGGAAACAAGGTCCTCGAGGAGGCGATCCAGGGGGCCCGCGGCAATATCCGCGAGGGGCAGAGCATCGCCGATCCGCTGAAGCGGAGCGGTCTTTTCCCGCCGTTGGTGACCCATATGATTGCCATCGGGGAGAAGAGCGGCGAGCTCGAAGGGATGCTGCAGAAAGTCTCCGAGGCGTATGACAACGAGGTCGAGACGGTGGTGACCGGGATGACGTCACTCCTCGCCCCGCTCATGATCTTAGGGATGGGGGGAGTGGTCTTATTTATCGTCCTGGCGATTTTGCTGCCGATCTTCGAGGTATCTCAAATCGTAAAATAGTCGGAATGCAGAGTAGAGACGTCCCGGCGGGAACGTCTCTAACTTAAATTAGGAGGGACATGAAGCAATACAACACTCTAAGCGGCACCGTTAGGCGGTTTGTCCGCTTCAGTCGAAATTCACAGGCTGGTTTTACACTGATTGAAATCATGGTCGTCATTACGATCCTGGCGATTCTGTCGGTATTGGTCGTCCCGAAGCTGGTCGGGCGGACCGATGAGGCGCGGCGGGTGGCGGCGAAGGTCCAGATCAAGAATATCGAAGAGGGCCTTCAGATGTACAAGCTCGACAACGGCGACTATCCGAGCACCGAGCAGGGGCTCGATGCACTGGTGAACAAGCCAAGCGTCGGCGAGATCCCGAAAAACTGGCGGGAGGGGGGTTACCTTCCGAAGATTCCGGCCGATCCCTGGGGAAATCAATATGTCTATGTCAGCCCCGGAACCCACGGCGACTTCGATCTCCTCTCTTACGGCGCCGACGGCGAAGGGGGGGGAGAAGGAAAGAGCGCCGACATCGAGAGCTGGAACATGGAGTAGGTCAAATGCGGATTGCGGATTGCGGAATGCGGAATGGAAAGAGAGGGTTTTTGTTTTTAAATCCGAAATCCGAAATCGACAATCCGCAATCGAAAGGCTTTACCCTCCTCGAATTGATGCTGGTCGTCTTTATCCTCAGCGTGACGGCGCTCTTTGTTTTTCCCCGGGTTTCCTCGTTCGGCGCGGCCGATCTCAAGTGGACGGCGCGGCACTTCGCCGGGCTGATCCAGCATCTCGCCCAAGAATCGTCCACGACCAAGCAGACCTACCGGCTCTACTTCAATCTTGAAAATGGCGCTTATTGGGCGGCGGCGTTGGGGGAAAACGGCGAGTTCGTCGAAACAACCGATCCGATGACCCGGCGGCGGGTCCTTCCGAAAGAGATCTCTTTCGA contains:
- the gspE gene encoding type II secretion system ATPase GspE — translated: MAQPKRPLIGQILIEKHGLTPAQLEEGLHLQKEQGGKIGEILVRLKALTEDAVLEALSQQWQLPYRASLDPKEIDLPLSEKVPISFAKRYELLPFKRAGRVVQVAASNPLHLSPLDDLRLLLGEPIEVVAVPSRVVVSSINYVYERATAGAEQAISDLAEGESLSALAEELAEPEDLLDASDEAPMIRLVNSVLFQAVQQRASDIHFEPFEKEIAIRYRIDGVLYNILAPPKRLQSSLISRIKIMAGMNIAEKRLPQDGRIGLKIGGREIDIRVSDVPTAHGERLVLRLLDKTSILLNLEDIGLSPSGLATMDQLIQMAHGIILVTGPTGSGKTTTLYAGLSKINSPDKNIITIEDPIEYQLKGIGQIQVNPKIQLTFASGLRSILRQDPDVIMVGEIRDTETAEIAIQASLTGHLVFSTLHTNDSAGAITRLLDMGIEPFLVSSSVVAIVAQRLVRQICPECRVSYRPTPEELGKLGIKQAPPNLIFYRGKGCAHCINTGYRGRSGIYEIFVLDDEIRNLILSKVDSSRIKAKAVGKGMLTLREDGARRILSGMTTTEEVLRVTQEEIF
- the gspF gene encoding type II secretion system inner membrane protein GspF, whose amino-acid sequence is MAIYEYKGLDVEGKSKAGIVDADSPKVARAKLRKSGIFPVEITQTQQAAPTGLSKPVTLFSERMTLAETAVMTRQLSTLLGAGISLMEALGALTEQVEKPAAKKIWIDVREGVKEGASLADALTRHPKVFSVLYRQMVRAGEASGTLDRILVRLADYLESQVRLRNKLFSILTYPILMLFVSGAILVFLISFVVPKVTAIFADLNQALPLPTVILLALSDFLRGYGWLLIGASVLGGMIYRRHIQTPRGREQYDRLLLRIPLAGRVAKMVAISRFTRTLATLLASGVPLLTALEIVQQVVGNKVLEEAIQGARGNIREGQSIADPLKRSGLFPPLVTHMIAIGEKSGELEGMLQKVSEAYDNEVETVVTGMTSLLAPLMILGMGGVVLFIVLAILLPIFEVSQIVK
- the gspG gene encoding type II secretion system major pseudopilin GspG; protein product: MVVITILAILSVLVVPKLVGRTDEARRVAAKVQIKNIEEGLQMYKLDNGDYPSTEQGLDALVNKPSVGEIPKNWREGGYLPKIPADPWGNQYVYVSPGTHGDFDLLSYGADGEGGGEGKSADIESWNME
- a CDS encoding prepilin-type N-terminal cleavage/methylation domain-containing protein, with the translated sequence MRIADCGMRNGKRGFLFLNPKSEIDNPQSKGFTLLELMLVVFILSVTALFVFPRVSSFGAADLKWTARHFAGLIQHLAQESSTTKQTYRLYFNLENGAYWAAALGENGEFVETTDPMTRRRVLPKEISFEDVVTPAQGKVNEGEAFMQFYPVGVEKVWIHLKQGERQWTLVVNPLTGRVKVMDEYVDVDTRS